From the genome of Ralstonia pickettii, one region includes:
- a CDS encoding FecR domain-containing protein translates to MAKQAEANWNDLIGRAAFVGAFVLFGGVWQAAVAQPSGADGTDFVYRVQQGDTLISLAARYMNSVDGWRLLQQRNHVADPYRLQPGSLLRIPFDRIPVVPATAQVVFARDATTGGKPLQAGMQLAEESQIDTGDKGAVTLAFNDGTRVTVPPGSHVALSRVRAFARAGLIDVRVHVKRGEAESNVSPKKGGVGRYEISTPALVTGVRGTRFRVQTSEAGSTSSVLEGEVATSAGRQKQAVKAGFGVAASAGHLKRAALPAPPKLGAIPELVQTPCLRATWQPVKGAVGYRAAVARDAALTELSAYQSSKTPAATLCGDEDGDYTLVVQSVDALGLTSESATRPFTVRLHPEAPYMIQPASDRTYRSGDLAFAWAMVSDAGSYDMEVSDAVTFASPVIQQHGKDVRLVRPLAAGTWWWRVRSVAVDGKTGPWSDALRFRVLDIPLDAVPTAAVDAGDDGKLHAHWSALSPELAASGARTRVQLAGDAAFAKPIVDIVSEGNEATIPRPPSGVYYIRTGIELGDAASVVYAKPQRIDVGTFVGDSMRSPVQSGDGNLLLND, encoded by the coding sequence ATGGCGAAGCAAGCTGAAGCAAACTGGAATGATTTGATTGGGCGCGCCGCGTTTGTCGGCGCGTTCGTTCTTTTTGGCGGCGTGTGGCAGGCGGCGGTCGCCCAGCCTTCCGGCGCCGATGGCACCGATTTCGTCTACCGCGTGCAGCAGGGCGACACGCTGATCAGCCTCGCAGCGCGTTACATGAACAGCGTCGACGGCTGGCGCCTCCTGCAGCAGCGCAACCATGTCGCTGATCCGTATCGGCTTCAGCCGGGCTCGCTCCTCCGGATTCCGTTCGATCGCATTCCGGTCGTGCCAGCAACGGCGCAGGTCGTGTTTGCACGTGACGCAACCACCGGCGGCAAGCCCCTGCAAGCGGGCATGCAGCTCGCGGAAGAGTCGCAGATCGACACCGGCGACAAAGGCGCCGTAACGCTGGCTTTTAATGACGGCACGCGGGTGACGGTCCCTCCGGGGAGCCATGTGGCGCTGTCAAGGGTCCGGGCGTTTGCGCGCGCCGGGCTGATCGATGTGCGTGTGCACGTCAAGCGGGGCGAAGCCGAATCCAACGTCTCGCCCAAGAAGGGCGGTGTGGGCCGCTACGAAATTTCCACGCCGGCGCTGGTGACCGGTGTGCGCGGTACGCGCTTCCGCGTGCAGACCAGCGAAGCGGGTTCGACGAGCTCTGTGCTGGAAGGTGAGGTCGCCACAAGCGCCGGTCGTCAGAAGCAAGCGGTCAAGGCGGGCTTTGGCGTGGCGGCATCGGCGGGACACCTCAAGCGTGCCGCGCTGCCGGCCCCGCCCAAGCTCGGCGCCATTCCCGAACTTGTGCAGACGCCGTGCCTGCGCGCGACGTGGCAGCCGGTGAAGGGTGCGGTCGGATATCGCGCTGCCGTGGCGCGAGATGCGGCGCTGACCGAACTCAGTGCCTATCAATCAAGCAAGACCCCGGCGGCAACGCTCTGCGGCGATGAGGACGGCGACTACACGCTCGTCGTGCAGAGCGTCGACGCGCTTGGACTGACCAGTGAATCGGCCACGCGGCCATTCACCGTGCGCCTCCACCCCGAAGCGCCATACATGATCCAGCCCGCCAGCGACCGGACCTATCGCAGCGGCGACTTGGCATTCGCGTGGGCGATGGTGTCCGACGCCGGCAGCTATGACATGGAAGTCAGCGATGCCGTGACCTTCGCCTCGCCGGTCATTCAGCAGCATGGCAAGGACGTACGTCTGGTCAGGCCGTTGGCGGCCGGCACATGGTGGTGGCGCGTGCGCTCGGTGGCTGTGGACGGCAAAACCGGCCCGTGGAGCGATGCCCTGCGTTTCCGCGTGCTCGACATTCCTCTCGATGCCGTGCCGACTGCCGCAGTGGACGCCGGAGACGACGGCAAGCTGCATGCCCATTGGTCTGCGCTGTCGCCTGAGCTTGCCGCATCGGGCGCGCGTACGCGGGTGCAACTGGCGGGCGACGCAGCCTTCGCCAAGCCCATCGTCGACATCGTCAGCGAAGGCAACGAAGCCACCATTCCGCGGCCGCCCTCGGGCGTGTACTACATCCGCACCGGCATCGAGTTGGGCGATGCGGCGTCGGTGGTCTACGCCAAGCCGCAGCGCATTGACGTCGGCACCTTCGTCGGCGACTCCATGCGCAGCCCGGTGCAGAGCGGCGACGGCAATCTCCTTCTCAATGACTGA
- a CDS encoding response regulator transcription factor — MAIRIASVEDNQAQSDLIREILVSSGYECECFANGDAFVKALRDRTFDLLLLDWQLPDISGIQLVSWVRQTVGPALPVLFLTNRSLEDDVVRGLAAGADDYVVKPVRRAELVARVGALLRRAAPRTGESLERIRVGPYAVDPVGRVLTLNGSQVELSPREFDLGLYLFRNVGKLVPRELIEQAVWGRSIGPDSRTLATHISKLRLKLDLNQKNGVRLVSVYSHGYRLETTQEDGEAS; from the coding sequence TGGCGATACGAATTGCCTCGGTAGAAGACAACCAGGCGCAATCTGATTTGATCCGCGAAATCCTGGTTTCGTCGGGGTACGAATGCGAGTGTTTTGCTAACGGGGATGCCTTCGTCAAGGCGCTGCGGGATCGCACATTCGACCTGCTGCTGCTTGATTGGCAGTTGCCGGACATCAGCGGTATCCAGTTGGTGAGCTGGGTGCGGCAGACGGTCGGCCCGGCGCTGCCGGTGCTGTTTCTGACAAACCGCTCGCTTGAAGACGACGTGGTGCGTGGGCTCGCTGCCGGCGCTGACGATTATGTGGTCAAGCCGGTGCGCCGCGCCGAGCTGGTGGCGCGCGTCGGTGCGCTGCTGCGCCGTGCTGCGCCGCGCACCGGTGAATCGCTTGAACGCATTCGCGTCGGTCCGTACGCTGTGGACCCGGTCGGTCGCGTGTTGACACTGAACGGCTCGCAGGTCGAGCTATCGCCGCGCGAGTTTGATCTGGGGCTGTACCTGTTCCGCAATGTCGGCAAGCTGGTGCCGCGCGAGCTGATCGAGCAGGCAGTCTGGGGTCGCAGCATCGGCCCGGATTCGCGCACGCTGGCCACCCATATCTCCAAGCTGCGGCTCAAACTCGATCTCAATCAGAAGAATGGCGTGCGGCTGGTCTCGGTGTATTCGCATGGCTATCGGCTGGAAACCACGCAGGAAGATGGCGAAGCAAGCTGA
- a CDS encoding GlsB/YeaQ/YmgE family stress response membrane protein yields the protein MQLLCITILIGFLAGLVARWVTPRSGASGFVLTIMVGIAGALAAAFFGQLLHWYEPGQLAGFAGTIAGAAILLAGYHVLARER from the coding sequence ATGCAATTGCTCTGTATCACCATCCTCATCGGCTTTCTGGCCGGGCTTGTGGCCCGATGGGTGACGCCGCGCAGCGGTGCAAGCGGCTTCGTCCTCACCATCATGGTCGGCATTGCCGGTGCGCTGGCCGCGGCCTTTTTCGGTCAGTTGCTGCATTGGTATGAGCCAGGCCAACTGGCGGGGTTTGCCGGCACGATCGCAGGCGCCGCCATCCTGCTGGCCGGCTATCACGTGCTGGCGCGCGAACGCTGA
- a CDS encoding response regulator transcription factor, which produces MKIGLIDTHLARQQAIHSALRPTRFECVPLFLSRQVFEAIDLHGINLLMVGAHAHDMPGLSLVRTVRERVGPGMAIVYLADGQADTETADALNHGADLCFQGDIRPPELLARLDALIRRFAVSRAVRASEIRLGPYTLDRQNRSIRLRDTSVSVHAREFELALLLFANAGRVLSRSDIELALWGRELSPYSRTLDTHVSRLRKKLLLGTENGLRLRAIYGQGFCLERVIDAEATH; this is translated from the coding sequence ATGAAAATCGGTCTGATCGACACGCACCTCGCCCGCCAGCAGGCGATCCACTCGGCGCTGCGGCCCACGCGCTTTGAATGTGTGCCGCTGTTTCTTTCTCGCCAGGTTTTTGAAGCCATCGACCTGCACGGCATCAACCTGCTGATGGTCGGGGCACATGCCCATGACATGCCAGGCTTGTCGCTGGTGCGTACGGTTCGCGAACGCGTGGGGCCGGGCATGGCAATTGTCTACCTCGCCGACGGGCAGGCCGACACCGAAACCGCCGATGCGCTCAACCACGGCGCAGACCTCTGCTTTCAAGGTGATATCCGGCCGCCGGAATTGCTGGCGCGGCTCGATGCGTTGATTCGGCGCTTTGCCGTGAGCCGCGCCGTGCGGGCGTCGGAGATTCGCCTGGGCCCCTATACGCTGGATCGGCAGAACCGTTCCATCCGCCTGCGTGATACGTCAGTGTCGGTACATGCGCGTGAGTTTGAATTGGCGCTGTTGCTCTTTGCGAATGCTGGGCGCGTTCTTTCACGCTCCGACATTGAACTGGCGCTCTGGGGCCGAGAGCTGAGCCCGTATTCACGCACGCTCGATACGCACGTGTCACGCCTGCGCAAGAAGTTGCTGCTGGGTACGGAGAACGGCCTGCGCCTGCGCGCGATCTATGGACAGGGCTTCTGTCTGGAGCGCGTGATCGACGCCGAAGCAACGCACTGA
- a CDS encoding CHASE2 domain-containing protein, with protein sequence MTESGPAKSAVRSLGLRALVEWGVLVALAALLTLGAVRWSVVARLDAALYDTVVTLHGHALRDDIVVVAIDDQSLDAVGRWPWPRSRLADLIARVGQAQPRAIGVDILLIEPDLAHPEGDRALIEAIRQAGHVILPALPERTEQGRVYHYPFLGINAAVAHINAAPDPDSVVRGMYLTEGPSAHMLDHLAVQLARQAQRSPVSMPVLSDVESDATGWTRRGHIRLNFAGQAGTYRHVPALDVLNGHVAPDALAGKLVLIGATASGVSDIFATPPSRTMSGVEVLANATQTVLEGSAILPVSPSVFWGMTLLPLLMTAFAVRWLTPRMALAVALAGAAVLLSSAIGALVFDNRWLPPFAALVGPLVLYPLWSWRQQEAALRFLRDEMQRLAREPGLLAETAPLARPGRTLGAHMDAVASLTDKLRALRRFLADALESLPDATVICTHDGAIRLANGRSADLARQQQTPGQNRAAALRDLPTLLARAFPDPSAGVHYWARWLADPTGLEPVELQTHDGRSMLMHAAALRDQAGRPVDIIVSFADITPVRQAERHREEALRFISHDMRSPQSAILALIELQRDASRALDREALLSRIEQLSSRTLELADAFIDLARAESQTLKLVDVDLVGLVLDAADEVWPLANRHRVEVRVVADIEAPVHGEPRLLVRALVNLLNNAIKFSAAGSVVTVTVEQDDAVFSVAVADQGAGIALADQPRLFQPFHRLHEEAANAPSGSGLGLVFVKTVVDRHGGRITVQSAPGLGSTFTLWLPRGTLRHDA encoded by the coding sequence ATGACTGAATCCGGACCCGCCAAATCAGCCGTGCGCAGCCTCGGGCTGCGGGCGCTGGTGGAGTGGGGTGTCCTGGTGGCGCTGGCTGCGCTGCTGACGTTGGGCGCGGTGCGCTGGAGCGTGGTCGCGCGACTCGATGCAGCGCTGTACGACACGGTTGTCACGCTGCACGGACATGCACTGCGCGACGACATCGTGGTCGTTGCCATTGATGACCAGAGCCTGGATGCGGTGGGACGCTGGCCCTGGCCGCGTAGTCGCTTGGCCGATCTGATTGCGCGGGTGGGGCAGGCGCAACCGCGTGCCATCGGCGTCGATATTCTGCTGATCGAACCCGATCTTGCGCACCCTGAAGGCGACCGCGCATTGATCGAGGCCATCCGGCAAGCCGGACACGTCATCCTGCCCGCGCTACCCGAGCGCACGGAACAGGGGCGCGTGTACCACTATCCGTTCCTTGGTATCAACGCTGCCGTCGCACATATCAATGCGGCGCCCGACCCAGACAGCGTGGTGCGCGGTATGTATCTGACGGAAGGGCCGAGCGCCCATATGCTGGACCACCTGGCCGTGCAGCTTGCGCGGCAGGCGCAGCGCTCGCCCGTCTCCATGCCGGTGCTGTCCGATGTGGAGAGCGATGCGACCGGCTGGACGCGGCGTGGGCATATCCGCCTGAACTTTGCCGGACAGGCGGGAACGTATCGGCACGTGCCTGCCCTGGACGTGCTCAACGGCCACGTGGCGCCCGATGCGCTGGCCGGCAAGCTGGTGCTGATCGGCGCCACGGCATCGGGGGTGTCCGATATTTTTGCGACGCCACCGTCGCGCACGATGAGCGGCGTGGAAGTGCTTGCCAATGCCACCCAGACCGTGCTCGAGGGCAGCGCCATCCTGCCGGTGTCGCCCAGCGTGTTTTGGGGGATGACTCTGCTTCCCTTGCTGATGACCGCATTTGCGGTGCGTTGGCTTACCCCGCGCATGGCGCTTGCCGTGGCGCTGGCGGGTGCTGCCGTACTCCTGTCGAGCGCGATCGGCGCGCTGGTGTTCGACAATCGCTGGTTGCCGCCGTTCGCCGCGCTGGTTGGCCCGCTGGTGTTGTACCCGCTGTGGAGCTGGCGCCAGCAGGAAGCCGCGCTGCGGTTTCTGCGCGACGAGATGCAGCGTCTGGCGCGTGAGCCCGGCCTCTTGGCTGAGACCGCGCCGCTGGCACGCCCCGGCCGCACGTTGGGCGCGCACATGGATGCCGTGGCCTCGCTTACGGATAAGTTGCGGGCGCTGCGTCGCTTCCTGGCCGATGCGCTCGAGAGCCTGCCCGATGCCACCGTCATCTGCACGCACGATGGCGCGATCCGCCTCGCCAACGGCCGCAGCGCCGACCTGGCCCGCCAGCAGCAGACGCCAGGTCAGAACCGCGCGGCTGCGTTGCGCGACCTGCCGACGCTGCTGGCGCGCGCGTTTCCCGACCCTTCCGCTGGTGTGCACTACTGGGCGCGCTGGCTGGCCGATCCCACCGGACTCGAACCTGTCGAGCTGCAGACGCACGATGGCCGGTCGATGTTGATGCACGCCGCCGCGTTGCGTGACCAAGCCGGCCGCCCCGTCGACATCATCGTCAGTTTTGCCGACATCACCCCGGTGCGACAGGCCGAGCGCCATCGCGAAGAAGCGCTGCGCTTCATCTCGCACGACATGCGTTCACCGCAGAGCGCGATCCTCGCCCTGATCGAACTGCAGCGCGATGCCTCGCGCGCGTTGGATCGCGAGGCGCTGCTCTCACGCATCGAGCAACTGTCGTCGCGCACGCTGGAGCTGGCCGACGCCTTCATCGACCTGGCCCGCGCTGAATCGCAAACGCTCAAGCTGGTGGATGTGGATCTGGTGGGCCTTGTGCTCGATGCCGCTGACGAGGTCTGGCCGCTGGCGAATCGTCATCGGGTGGAAGTGCGCGTGGTGGCCGACATCGAAGCGCCTGTCCACGGTGAGCCGCGCTTGCTGGTGCGTGCGTTGGTGAACCTGCTCAACAACGCCATCAAGTTCAGCGCCGCCGGTTCTGTGGTGACGGTGACGGTGGAGCAGGACGACGCAGTGTTCTCGGTGGCCGTGGCGGATCAGGGTGCCGGCATTGCCCTGGCCGATCAGCCGCGGCTGTTCCAGCCGTTCCATCGCTTGCATGAGGAGGCGGCCAATGCGCCCTCCGGCAGCGGGTTGGGCCTCGTGTTCGTGAAGACGGTGGTGGATCGACATGGTGGGCGCATAACTGTGCAGAGCGCGCCGGGGCTGGGGTCCACTTTCACGCTGTGGCTGCCGCGCGGAACGCTTCGTCACGACGCCTGA
- the gudD gene encoding glucarate dehydratase, which translates to MTHVMTINHPASERAVNTPRVTRLQVIPVAGRDSMLLNLSGAHGPFFTRNIVILEDSAGHTGVGEVPGGESIRKTIEDATPLVVGQPIGAYNNVLNSVRRQFADRDAAGRGLQTFDLRTTVHAVTALESALLDLLGQHLGVPVAALLGQGQQRAKVPVLGYLFFVGDRKRTDLDYADGSDATDDWTRVRHEEALTPEAVVRLAKAAHARYGFKDFKLKGGVLSGDDEMVVTTALAEAFPEARVTLDPNGAWSLAEAIRLCRDKRDVLAYAEDPCGAEGGYSGREVMAEFRRATGLPTATNMIATDWRQMGHAIQLHSVDIPLADPHFWTMQGSVRVAQMCDDWGLTWGSHSNNHFDISLAMFTHVAAAAPGNITAIDTHWIWQDGQRLTREPFQIVGGEIDVPAAPGLGITLDMAQLEKAHALYEQHGLGARDDAIAMRQLIPNWQFDNKRPCMVR; encoded by the coding sequence ATGACACACGTGATGACAATCAATCACCCAGCCTCCGAACGCGCAGTCAATACGCCCCGCGTCACACGCCTCCAGGTCATTCCCGTGGCGGGCCGCGACAGCATGTTGCTGAATCTGAGCGGCGCGCATGGCCCGTTCTTCACCCGCAATATCGTCATCCTGGAGGATTCCGCAGGTCACACTGGCGTGGGTGAGGTGCCCGGCGGCGAGTCCATCCGCAAGACCATTGAGGACGCGACGCCGCTGGTTGTCGGACAACCGATCGGCGCGTACAACAACGTTCTGAACAGCGTGCGCCGTCAATTTGCCGATCGTGATGCCGCTGGCCGGGGGTTGCAGACTTTCGATCTGCGCACCACCGTGCATGCGGTGACAGCGCTGGAAAGCGCGCTGCTGGACTTGCTCGGCCAGCATCTGGGCGTGCCCGTGGCGGCCCTGCTGGGGCAGGGGCAACAGCGCGCCAAGGTGCCGGTGCTCGGCTACCTGTTCTTCGTGGGCGATCGCAAGCGCACCGACCTCGACTACGCAGACGGCAGCGATGCCACGGACGACTGGACCCGCGTGCGTCACGAAGAAGCGCTCACGCCGGAGGCCGTCGTGCGCCTCGCCAAGGCCGCCCATGCGCGCTACGGCTTCAAGGATTTCAAGCTCAAGGGTGGCGTGCTGAGCGGCGATGACGAAATGGTTGTCACGACGGCACTGGCCGAGGCCTTTCCCGAGGCGCGCGTCACGCTGGACCCGAACGGGGCGTGGTCACTGGCCGAGGCCATTCGGCTCTGCCGCGACAAGCGCGACGTGCTCGCCTACGCCGAAGACCCTTGCGGTGCAGAAGGCGGTTACTCGGGCCGTGAGGTGATGGCCGAATTCCGCCGCGCCACCGGCCTGCCGACGGCCACCAACATGATCGCCACCGACTGGCGCCAGATGGGACACGCTATCCAGTTGCACTCGGTCGATATTCCGCTGGCCGATCCGCACTTCTGGACGATGCAAGGCTCGGTGCGCGTGGCGCAGATGTGCGACGACTGGGGCCTGACCTGGGGTTCGCACTCCAACAACCACTTCGACATTTCGCTGGCGATGTTCACGCACGTAGCAGCAGCCGCACCGGGCAACATCACCGCCATCGACACGCACTGGATCTGGCAAGACGGCCAGCGCCTGACGCGCGAGCCGTTCCAGATCGTGGGTGGCGAGATCGATGTGCCGGCAGCACCGGGCCTCGGTATCACGCTCGACATGGCGCAACTGGAGAAGGCTCACGCGCTGTACGAGCAGCACGGCCTGGGCGCACGCGACGATGCGATCGCCATGCGCCAACTGATTCCCAACTGGCAGTTCGACAACAAGCGCCCCTGCATGGTGCGTTGA
- a CDS encoding FadR/GntR family transcriptional regulator, translated as MPTVSSPATLVRRTQSLADVVVDHVKGRIASESLRIGDKLPTESALMEALGVSRTVVREAISRLQAKGLIETRHGIGSFVLPPRIDNSIPLGDASTMHEILSMLELRVAIETECAGLAAQRISAAEIEALRLALEAIEQDQAEGNDSATSDLQFHLSIARATGNEHFVGALAQLGKTLIPRTRMGLAQVGYLNAPELRATVNREHHSVFEAIARKDPEAARAAMRMHLSNSRERLRRAHEAAGTQTTATGS; from the coding sequence ATGCCCACCGTCAGCTCGCCCGCAACGCTCGTGCGCCGCACCCAAAGCTTGGCGGACGTGGTGGTGGACCACGTCAAAGGGCGCATTGCCAGTGAATCTCTGCGGATTGGGGACAAGCTCCCCACGGAATCCGCGTTGATGGAAGCGCTGGGCGTGAGCCGCACGGTGGTACGCGAGGCGATTTCGCGCTTGCAAGCCAAGGGGCTGATCGAAACGCGTCACGGCATCGGCAGCTTTGTGCTGCCGCCACGCATCGACAACAGCATCCCGCTGGGCGATGCGTCGACGATGCACGAGATCTTGAGCATGCTGGAACTGCGCGTCGCCATTGAGACGGAATGCGCAGGCTTGGCCGCACAGCGCATCTCCGCGGCCGAGATCGAGGCGCTGCGTCTGGCGCTCGAAGCTATCGAGCAGGACCAGGCGGAGGGCAACGACAGCGCCACCTCCGACCTCCAATTTCATCTGAGCATTGCTCGCGCCACCGGCAACGAACATTTCGTGGGCGCCCTCGCCCAGCTCGGCAAGACGCTCATTCCCCGCACGCGGATGGGGCTGGCGCAGGTCGGCTACCTAAACGCGCCCGAACTGCGCGCCACGGTCAACCGCGAGCACCACAGCGTTTTCGAAGCCATTGCGCGGAAAGATCCCGAAGCCGCTCGCGCCGCCATGCGCATGCACCTGTCAAACAGCCGCGAGCGTCTGCGCCGGGCGCACGAAGCGGCTGGCACTCAAACGACCGCAACAGGCAGCTGA